Proteins encoded together in one Monomorium pharaonis isolate MP-MQ-018 chromosome 8, ASM1337386v2, whole genome shotgun sequence window:
- the LOC118646836 gene encoding uncharacterized protein LOC118646836, whose amino-acid sequence MLARRLVALHLIDTCDILPNVSPSSKHFAQMRSRTLYSKPKANKRCRALYMNTTSVTYDFTWLACHLLAHSQNYAPRYNERRQICFENFVFRMLARRLVALHLIDTRDILPNVSPSSKHFAQMRSRTLYSKPKANIRCRALYMNTTSVTYDFTWLACHLLAHSQNYAPRYNERRQICFENFVFRMLARRLVALHLIDTRDILPNVSPSSKHFAQMRSRTLYSKPKANIRCRALYMNTTSVTYDFTWLACHLLAHSQNYAPRYNERTQICFENFVFRMLARRLVALHLIDTRDILPNISPSSKHFAQMRSRTLYSKPKANIRCRALYMNTTSVTYDFTWLACHLLAHSQNYAPRYNERRQICFENFVFRMLARRLVALHLIDTRDILPNVSPSSKHFAQMRSRTLYSKPKANIRCRALYMNTTSVTYDFTWLACHLLAHSQNYAPRYNERRQICFENFVFRMLARRLVALHLIDTRDILPNISPSSKHFAQMRSRTLYSKPKANIRCRALYMNTTSVTYDFTWLACHLLAHSQNYAPRYNERRQICFENFVFRMLTRRLVALHLIGTRDILPNVSSSSKHFAQMRSRTLYSKPKANKRCRALYMNTTSVTYDFTWLACHLLAHSQNYAPRYNERRQICFENFVFRMLTRRLVALHLIGTRDILPNVSPSSKHFVQMRSRTLCSKPKANIRCRALYMNTTSVTYDFTWLACHLLAHSQNYAPRYNERRQICFENFVFRMLARRLVALYLIGVSSKSLY is encoded by the exons atgctcgcacgacgactAGTAGCGCTTCATTTAATTGACACTTGCgatattctaccgaacgtatcCCCTTCGAGCAAACACTTTGCTCAAATGCGCAGCCGAACACTTTACTCGAAACCGAAGGCAAACAAACGATGCCGCGCTTTATACATGAATACGACCTCTGTTACATACGATTTCACATGGCTCGCGTGTCATCTGCTAGCGCACTCTCAAAATTACGCGCCAAGATACAACGAACGAAGACAAATTTGTTTCGAGAATTTTGtatttcgtatgctcgcacgacgactAGTAGCGCTTCACTTAATTGacactcgcgatattctaccgaacgtatcCCCTTCGAGCAAACACTTTGCTCAAATGCGCAGCCGAACACTTTACTCGAAACCGAAGGCAAACATACGATGCCGCGCTTTATACATGAATACGACCTCTGTTACGTACGATTTCACATGGCTCGCGTGTCATCTGCTAGCGCACTCTCAAAATTACGCGCCAAGATACAACGAACGAAGACAAATTTGTTTCGAGAATTTTGtatttcgtatgctcgcacgacgactAGTAGCGCTTCACTTAATTGacactcgcgatattctaccgaacgtatcCCCTTCGAGCAAACACTTTGCTCAAATGCGCAGCCGAACACTTTACTCGAAACCGAAGGCAAACATACGATGCCGCGCTTTATACATGAATACGACCTCTGTTACGTACGATTTCACATGGCTCGCGTGTCATCTGCTAGCGCACTCTCAAAATTACGCGCCAAGATACAACGAACGAACACAAATTTGTTTCGAGAATTTTGtatttcgtatgctcgcacgacgactAGTAGCGCTTCACTTAATTGACACTCGTGATATTCTACCGAACATATCCCCTTCGAGTAAACACTTTGCTCAAATGCGCAGCCGAACACTTTACTCGAAACCGAAGGCAAACATACGATGCCGCGCTTTATACATGAATACGACCTCTGTTACGTACGATTTCACATGGCTCGCGTGTCATCTGCTAGCGCACTCTCAAAATTACGCGCCAAGATACAACGAACGAAGACAAATTTGTTTCGAGAATTTTGtatttcgtatgctcgcacgacgactAGTAGCGCTTCACTTAATTGacactcgcgatattctaccgaacgtatcCCCTTCGAGCAAACACTTTGCTCAAATGCGCAGCCGAACACTTTACTCGAAACCGAAGGCAAACATACGATGCCGCGCTTTATACATGAATACGACCTCTGTTACGTACGATTTCACATGGCTCGCGTGTCATCTGCTAGCGCACTCTCAAAATTACGCGCCAAGATACAACGAACGAAGACAAATTTGTTTCGAGAATTTTGtatttcgtatgctcgcacgacgactAGTAGCGCTTCACTTAATTGACACTCGTGATATTCTACCGAACATATCCCCTTCGAGCAAACACTTTGCTCAAATGCGCAGCCGAACACTTTACTCGAAACCGAAGGCAAACATACGATGCCGCGCTTTATACATGAATACGACCTCTGTTACGTACGATTTTACATGGCTCGCGTGTCATCTGCTAGCGCACTCTCAAAATTACGCGCCAAGATACAACGAACGAAGACAAATTTGTTTCGAGAATTTTGTATTTCGTATGCTCACACGACGACTAGTAGCGCTTCACTTAATTGGtactcgcgatattctaccgaacgtatcCTCTTCGAGCAAACACTTTGCTCAAATGCGCAGCCGAACACTTTACTCGAAACCGAAGGCAAACAAACGATGCCGCGCTTTATACATGAATACGACCTCTGTTACGTACGATTTCACATGGCTCGCGTGTCATCTGTTAGCGCACTCTCAAAATTACGCGCCAAGATACAACGAACGAAGACAAATTTGTTTCGAGAATTTTGTATTTCGTATGCTCACACGACGACTAGTAGCGCTTCACTTAATTGGtactcgcgatattctaccgaacgtatcCCCTTCGAGCAAACACTTTGTTCAAATGCGCAGCCGAACACTTTGCTCGAAACCGAAGGCAAACATACGATGCCGCGCTTTATACATGAATACGACCTCTGTTACGTACGATTTCACATGGCTTGCGTGTCATCTGCTAGCGCACTCTCAAAATTACGCGCCAAGATACAACGAACGAAGACAAATTTGTTTCGAGAATTTTGtat ttcgtatgctcgcacgacgaTTAGTAGCGCTTTACTTAATTGGTGTATCGTCGAAAAgtctttattga